The genomic interval GCGGACAGGTCGTGGCCAGTCCAGGCTTGAGATGGACCGAGCTGTCCTGAAGCGCCCTGTGATGGTCTGAGAGCTAACTCGGGGGGTTCCCGGGCCTGGAGTGTCAGCAGGGTGTAGTGGGCTTCCTCTTCAGGTCTGAGAGCTAACTCGGGGGTCCCAGGCCTGGAGTGTCAGCAGGGTGTAGTGGCTTCCTCTTCAGGCTCTTGGCATTATCCTtcttatttcttgtatttttacagttttatttttgtgtgtacatgcacaccaCATATGTACTCGGGCCCTTAGAAGCTCAAGGAACCTGTAACTCAAGCCTGAGGTGGGTGCCAGGTACTGCAACAGAGCCTGTAAGAGCACCAAGCCCcttcttctctccagccccttgttctttttttttttttttttttttttgagacggcaTCTGACTGTGCTCACTTCCATGTCAGTCTCTCCCCATCTCTGGCTACTGAGGTCCCTCCTACAGTTAATCTCCACGTATCTCTCTGCCATTTCTGGTTGGCCCTctggctgcttccttctcctctgtcttttccCAGGTACAGCtaccttctctctgctgtgtaaCCCATTCCCCTGTCCCTGGTGTCTCGGGCCCCAGGACACCAATTCCCAACCAAGTCTTACTCCTGTCTCCTGCCTACTGTTCCCATCTATCCTCAGCCTGTCAGCCTTGGGGGTAGCGAGAGCAGTGTGGAGCCCTGACAGCCCCAGAAGAGGTAGGGTCGAATGGCCAAGGAATTCTCTAGAAGGTGGACATTTGGAGGCTAGTGCAGGTTTGGCGTGGCTGCTGGCTTGAGCACGGTGTACTCCTCACCGCTGTGACCCTAACTCCACATGTTTAGTCCCTGCGGTGGCTTCAGAGTCCCTGGGGGCCACAGGCTCTCATCCACATGCCATCTTGATCTTCAGAGAGGGTGAGGTATCTCGCTTCTTTctattcccttctccttcctccttcttcctccctccctctgtacAAGACTAAattctccctatgtagcccaggctgtcctcaaactagACATTGTGAGGCTTCAGTCTCTAGCATGTTCAAACTAGATGTGCAGGCTACTacacgtgattttttttttttaatcttaaatgtAGATGACTCAAAAATCAGTGGATGTAGATCAGTGTATGTAGAGCTGGTCTATGTTGACatactttggagacagaattcCCATTCCCAGCGATCCACCCACTGATAGGGAGAGCGCGTGGCTTTCCATAAACTCAGTTCATCCACCACGTAGTCAatctaaaattattaatttattttctaggttttttttttttatgttgttttcccttttgatttttcatttttgaggctggatctcatcagaactctgactgtcctggaattcactatgtagaccaggctaccctggaattcacagagatatgCCCGCCtgcagagcactgggattaagcATGTGCAGTGCTCACGTCCCACCTAGGCAGATGGAGGAGTGACTCAAACCCACTTTATCCCTTTTAAGAATGTAAAATTGGGCTGGGCATgattggtacacacctttgattttagtgctttcaaggccagcctggtctacattgtaggtttcaggacagccagggctatatatgTAGCAATAGATaatgtctcaaaagaccaaacaaacaaaaaccatgaaattgtggtggacaggcacatttttatatgttttggattttgaaaaaaaaatttttttctgacataggatttctgtgtaacccaggctagcctcaaactcagagatctaccagcctctgcctcctgagtgtacGCCACCACTGCGGAGCTTAGattatgtaattttctttgtttctgagatagTCTTACGCAGCTCAGACTGGTCTGTGTTCCCTGTGCAGCTGTGGATAACTTCCAATTCCCGGTCTTTCTGCGCTCACCTAACACTGGGGCCACCGAAGTGCACTGCTACACCCAGtttgagacttttcttttttgaggcagggtctcaggatatagaccagactggcctcccaCCTTAAGGCCTTCACAGTGCAAGGAtgaaaggcaggtgccaccacgGCCActtcaggctctctctctctctctctctctctctctctctctctctctctctctctctctctctctctctctctcggttttttgagacaaggtttctctgtgtagccctggctgtcctggaactcactctgtagaccaggctggcctcgaactcagaaatctgcctgcctccgcctcccaagtggtAGCAGGTTACTTCCCATGCACAGGATCAGCATGATCAACTTAGCAGGGCGTCTGGAGAGACACCTTGGAGTTCTGCTGTTCTGAGATAACACCTTTTCAAGGCCTCTTCCTCCCAGACTGCCCTGGCTGTTTTCATAATGGTGGCTACATAGGTTGTATTCTTTAATTGTGAGAGGGATTGCatggtgtgtgctcacacatgaaGTGTAACAAGATAGTAAGACACTCTGAAACATCTGGAGCTGTTTCCTAGGCTTGGGGTGTCCTGCCAAGGCTGCCGAGGTGGACATGCAACTGGTGCATCTGGACTCTACTCACACAGTTCTTCTCAGATGTTCAGAGTAGGTGAAGAAGGAGCCTTTGGTAGACCGAGTCCCAAGGACAAGCAACTTGGTGAGGGGACTGTGGGCTCACGGCAGCTCCCACATTTCTTTTGATCAAGTGCCTTTGTGCAGTGAATAACTCCTACTTTGGATCCTAGGCTAAACCAATCCCAGCATTCTCCTTCCTCTTGACTCATAATGAGCCACATGGGCGTGCAGTGACACAACTCTTGTCAAGGGGACAGAGGAGCTAGCTGGATGCTTGTAGAGGTGTGGCTTTTACTGGACAGGCCTTTGGTTCTCTGTGTGCTGAAGGTGAGACCTTAGAGAGACAGAGCCAGCtgcctatgactccagttccagggacctaACACCCAGGTCTGGTCTCTGAAGGTgctgtacacacccacacatatatctataatttaaaaaatagaatcttAACAGACTATGAGAAGTTCCTAGGTCACTGACGGCACCACCTGCAAAGGGGTTAACAGTTCTCAGCAGACTCCAGTCAGTTGGTGAAAGGCAGTCGCTATACAAAGAGCAAGCTggcctcctctccttcctcaggtTTTCTATGTGGCTGTTGCCTGTTGCATGCTGCCCCACCGTGGAAATGCTAATGACAAAAAGTTGACAAATGTGAGTTTGTCTCACCCTTCAAAAGGAACCTAAAGTCAAGACAATGGTGTGCCTTTTCTTGCTGCCTCTGCAAGTGTCTGTCTGTGGGTGGCAGCCCGTGTGGCACCATGAGACAGCGGTGCTGAGAAAAGGTGCTGACCTGCTAGTTTTCAGGAATAGTGCCCATTGATGATGTCTGAGCTGTTAATGAATGTTGGAGCTGGTGGTATCTAATATGTAAATATGGTTTCTGAACATGCTAGTACTTCTCATTGGCAGCCCAAGGCACACATTTTCCCAGCGGAAGGCTCTTCCCCCTTCTGCCTTGAGGTGGAAGTGAGACCGAGGACAGGCTGGTGTTAGTGCTTAAGGAGTGGGGACAGATCTGCAGGGATGCCCACCCACTCGGGTAGGAAGGCTGCCTCTGGCTTAAAGATTTTGAGGAACGGAGAATCCGGAAGGGTGTAGTTGGCAAGGTAGATGGTGTCGCCACCTGCCAAGTAGGCAGCCCAAATCCCAAAGGTTCCAATAGTCATGATGGTGTGGTTACACTGGGTGAGGAGCGCGAAATCCTTGGCTGGCGACCCCTCAATACCATTGCCTGCGAACACCACGTCCCCTCGGGAGGCATCGATGTTCTCCCGGCACCAGGCCATACCATTGCTTGTAACCACGAAGACTGGAGACGAATAGCGTGCCCGGAACCTGTCCAGGGCCTTTTCCAGGTAACCCCGGTCAGCCACCACGCCCTTCCACACATTGGGCATGACATGCACATAGTCTCCTCGGCGCACATGGACACCTACAAAGGTACTCGGCTGGCTCCCATTCACCCGCAGACCACGCAGGAAGGCCTGGGCCTCCTCACGCACATGGTCGTGTAGGGTGAACTCCTTCAGGATCTCTGGGCGCAGATGGTGGTAGAAGGTCCAGGAGCATGGGTACCCCGTGAAGCGCACATAGTGACCCGGGATGTGGCGGTAACGTTCCTCCATCCAGTCGTTGAGGTGGTAATTCTTCCACGGGATCCTTCTGGCTGTGTCGCTGTGCAACACCGGGAGGCTGATCCTGAAGATGGGCGCTAGAGCATTGTGCATGGACTCGGGGATGAAGGCAAGCCGCCCGTTCATCCTGGCCAGTGCAAACAGCGTGGCATATTCGCCCATCTGGTTCCCCAGACGGCCAATGGAATTGATCGTGAACATGCCCTGTAGCTGCATCTCTGTGCTTGCCATGTTTGGTGAGGACTTTTGAATCGTCTGTAATTCCTTCTCTGACAGGGGTTGGAGCTTCACTATTCGTTGCTGGAGGTGGATGATGGTGGAAGTCACGAAGACAAAGATGAGGAAGTGGgccagaggaaaggagaaaggtacCTGGGCGCTGGCCATGGCTGCCAGGAAAGAAAGCACGGCAGGTTACCTGGAGAGCAGCTAGGTGTATGCTTGCAGCCATGTATGCATAAATATCTGACACCCATTGGACTAATCTTCTGGATTGTGCctcttgggtgttttttttttttttctcttgggtttGTTTGATACACGGTTCCACACTATAGCTCAGTCTAGCCAGAAACTGTGTGGcccaatctttctgcttcagtgttCAGATTACAGAGTGAGCCAATATGCCCCATTTAATGTCCCTTTAGAAGGAAAGTGTGCTTTAAGTTCTCAAATGAGGAAtgatggaaaaaacaaacaaacaaacaaacaaacacaacaatatAAATATCAGGGGGCATTATGGGAGGCATAGGAAGAGGAAGGGGCTCTCATTCCAGAGTCCAAGGCCTCTCACATCTCAGAAGAATCCCAGCGCAATTAATAACCTGTGCTGAGAAGGTTATCCATAGGTAGTAATGCTccttttatacatacatattttaggCTAAGTACCAATACACCAGGCTTCAGACCTGAGTGTAGATGGCCATGGGCAGGCTTCATTCCACACTGATGAAAATGTCCCAGGGCATCTGCCTTATCACAGatccctcttcttttctccactgGTTTATAGAAGTAAATTAGTTCCCACTTGGCATAGTGGTACAGGCCTGTTATCCCAGCTACTGGGAAGGCTGAAGTCAGAGGACTACAACTTAGAGtctggcctggtctacaaagtgagtttcaggccaaccaatgttacaaagagaaactgtctcaaacaaacaaaacaaagcaaaacaaaacaaaacaaaacaaaacaaaaaccaaaagtaacACAGTGcttggggagatggcccagtgcttCAAAGCACTTGCTCCTTTTCAGGAGTTTACTTTCCAGCACCCGAATGTGGGAGCCCACAgcaccctgtaactccagctcaagatGATGGTCTCCACTGGCCTTTGCAgactctgaacacacacacacacacacacacacacacacacacacacaaatcttaggaaaaaaaaacaaaaccaatctgtCTACAGTGGGACACCTTCGATCTGAGGACTCCAGAGGCTGACAGATGtgcatgagttcaaggccagcctggtctacagagtaagaacctgtcttagaataaaacaacaaaaacaaacaaaacactacaaaacaaaataagaaactcTAAGTGGGATTTGTTTGGACTCTGGTACTGTCATGTGGCCCCACATCAGGCTCAGGAGCACCTCCACACTGAAGGCTATGTCTAGGGCAGTgtctctcaaccttcctaatgctgtgaccttttaatatagtTGCTTATGTTGTGgggactccccaccccccaacaccaTAAAAtcacttcattgctacttcatggcTGTAATTTTGCtcttgttatgaattgtaatgtaaataaatatctgtgttttcgatggtcttaggtgacccctgtgaaaaggtcattagACCCCAAAGGGGCTGCCACCCACAGATTCTAGAGGAAGGTGAACTCTGTCATCTGCAGCCAGGGTGGGACCAACATGTATGCCAAGTATTAGTCAGGCAAAGTCCAGGTGAGATCAGTAACAGATCTGGACCTGAATGACAGGAAAGAAAATTTTGGAGGGCTCAAGGTCTCCGGGTTCCCCAAGTTCTTCAGAAGTCTTACCACTTCATCCTGGAGCACATGTGGTCAGGAACACTGAGCACGCTCTTCTATCGGCCTCCAAAGGAGGTTTTGTGCACCTCCAGATAAGAGACAAAAGTTTCTGGATACCTTGGCCCAAGGCCTATAATCCTGACCACAGGCTTAGGCCCAGAGACTCTGAGTCAAGAGGATTTTGGCATTAAATCAAGCAGCTTGTAAACAGAGCAAAGCTTAGAGACCGCATGCTGTATAGGTGTGTAGTTACAAAGTCAACTCAGACCTGTTAGCATAGAACTGCAGACTGAAATGCAGTCCTCAGGAAAGGTGTGCTTTTCTGCCCtctcagtactcagaaggctgaggcagtagaATCACTGTGAGTTTAGAGCTAGTCTGAACTGTGTGAGGagcttcaaaataaataagtagggACTGGAGACCTaactcagcagttagagcacttgctgagcAAGCGTGAACACTTGCATttgaatctccagcacccacacaatagCTTGGTAGTCCAGGTGTCTGTGGCCACAGTGCAGCCTGTCTCTATCACCTAACagctggtacagagacagggagatattGGGGGATTGCTAGCCAGTCTAGTCTAACCAGTGAGCTATAGGTTtcgagagagaccttgtctcaaaaataagagagaagagcTGATGAactggttcagcggttaagagcactagctactcttgcagaggatccaggttcaattcccatcacccacatcaggcagctcacaaacaactgtaactccagttctgggtaATCTTGGCACCCTCTGTCTGTTCTCCATAGGCACCTGCACAAATGTGTTGCACATAAAAACATAAGCAGGCACAGACTCATGCACATAGATTAAACATAAGGTAGTTCCAagcaaatggctcagtgggtagcgTGCCTGAGCACGGAGTCCCAGCCCAGCACCATGGAGAAGGCTGGCAGCGGGAGtcagtaatcctagcactggggtcTGGGTCAGAACAGGAGCACCCTCAGAGCTTGCCAGGCAGCCAGTATAACCTGATtttgagctctgggttcaatgaaAGACTCTTTCTCAAGCTAAGGTAGAAAATAAtacaggaagacacctgacatcgcATCGAAAACAATgatactgacctctggcctctacatgcacaggTAAGTGCATGtagaggcatgcatgcatgtattagcacacacatgcacatgcacgtgtgtgcgcagcccccaccccacatacatcacaaacaaacaaatgcaggcCTGTTGACTCAGTATCTGGATGTAAACTGCATGAGTCTAGAATGTGGGCTCACCAAGTCATTTCCAGTTGTTGAATCAACACCCCTTACCCCGTTGGGACAAGCCTTTCCAGTCCCCTAAGATTTACTGAAAGGCCTTCCTTGGTTGTGTCAACTTCTCAGCTCAGCTAGACTCCCGAgattgtttattttttgcttttatcagactgggtctcactctgtaggccagactggtctatataACATACTATGTTGCCAAGGCTGCCCTTAActtcatagcaatcctcctgttcCAGCACTCCTCCCCCACACCCGAGTGCTAGGTTGACAGGTGCgagtcacagaaaacaaaagacaggtTTCTAACCTCAAGAAGTAAGCACATGGAAAATTACTAACAGCTACAGAGCCTGAAAGAAGCTTGCCTGCCGCCGGGAGCAAGAGTGGTGTGTCcggaatcctagcacttggaaacatgaggctggaggatcacacAATCCTGGGCCAGAGTgtgagtgagactctgtctcaataaaacacacacaagcaagaaAGACACTGATCAGAGACAACTCACCGGAAAGCAAAAGGTAAGGACAGAGTAGGGGTGGAGCAGACAAGTGGAGATGGCGTCATCCTGCCTACTCCGTCTCCTTGCAGGCttagtcttctctttctctttattttacttgttctctttctttttctctttttcttctgtgcgACTGGAGATGGAATTCAGGGCCCCCATCATGCTTAGTAAGCACTATGctactgagccacgcccccagccttATTTGTTGCTTTGTTGTCGTTTTaactttgagacagtcttactaaattgcttaggctgaccttgaattcattcCCAGGCTAGTGTGCTCGGGAGTGCTGAGATCATAGGCTGGTGTTGCTGCACTAGTCCGAGTCAACACTTCTAGTCTTTTTACTTTTGCCTTCTGTCAGGTTCAAAGGAAATTCTACTCCCCCAGATTCTGGTGCCCCCTTTCCCTCTACCAAAGGAGCATTCCTTATCAATGTCCAAAGGGACGCACGGTTATAGGTGGTGTCTTTGAGCATATAAAAGTGTATCCTGCCTCCAGGCTCGCTCAGTACTGGGCTGCTCTCATCTGTTCTCACCACACCCCTACCCTAAATGTCTCCGGCTCATGAGTTTTCCTTCTGCCAGCTTCTCATTCCTATAAAAACCCTGAAGTTTCAGCCATGGCTCCCTTGGTCCTTGTCATGAGCAAGAAGGTAGGCACACATAGTTGGCATAATAAAAGTTAGGTTTTATTATATTGAGGGTCATCACATGAGATTCACACTCCTAACTAGAGTCCTAAGCCTATCACCCCAAGGCTGCTCATCTGCCAGATGAACCTTAGCTGAAAGTTCACAGATAAGGATCCTGGGTGAGACTTTCCAGTCTCTGGGGAGATCAAGGTATCATCACTCTGGGGTCTCCAGCACTCCTGAAGATAAGTGGAGCAATGATGCATTGCTCTTGGTCTCTGTTTATACACTGTCAAGTAAGCATTGTGGACTTCTCTTATTAGAAGCTGTGTGTCTGGTTTTCTTGAATAAGGGTACCGCTGgtattaggttttttttaaaaaaaaaaaaaaaaaaccaggacaaaaggctaactgaggtgcctatttaacatatcaaagtggactGACTGGCAGGCTCTTAGTATTGCAAGTACCTATTACAAAGTCATCCTGGCTGGCATATCTACCATAAACTTCTTGAGTcctgagcttctgttctcttccaccAGCTTCTCTGATTCCCATAGAACACAGCCATTTTGGCTACCAGTCCTCTTGGTTCTTGGCTCCGCTCCTGGACCTCTCCTCTATttgccctttctcctcttccctctctcctttcttcctctcttgctctctcccacGCCATCCTCTCATGGCCCGGTCTTTGTCTGCTGGCCTGGATCAGCATTTTCTCGGTGCCTCtggctgttttctgtcttttatctacAACAAACCCTCTCAGCCACACTTGGGAGGTGTTCTGTTCTCAGGTTTCCATTCATCTGATGCTGAAACCATAGTAGAAGTATATATAACTTCCTTTCCAAGGGACTCAGACTCTCCAAACCAAGCCACTGACTTGGCTCATCTTATGTGTGTATGGGTCATTTGTTTCTGCTGGCTTCTGCCACTTAGCGTATTTGACTCTAAATTCTAGAGTCTGATTCTCCAGATGAGTCTTCCCTCCACTTGCTCTAACTATATGCTTCTCCTTGTCTATTCCATGA from Arvicanthis niloticus isolate mArvNil1 chromosome 1, mArvNil1.pat.X, whole genome shotgun sequence carries:
- the LOC117724308 gene encoding galactoside alpha-(1,2)-fucosyltransferase 2, with the translated sequence MASAQVPFSFPLAHFLIFVFVTSTIIHLQQRIVKLQPLSEKELQTIQKSSPNMASTEMQLQGMFTINSIGRLGNQMGEYATLFALARMNGRLAFIPESMHNALAPIFRISLPVLHSDTARRIPWKNYHLNDWMEERYRHIPGHYVRFTGYPCSWTFYHHLRPEILKEFTLHDHVREEAQAFLRGLRVNGSQPSTFVGVHVRRGDYVHVMPNVWKGVVADRGYLEKALDRFRARYSSPVFVVTSNGMAWCRENIDASRGDVVFAGNGIEGSPAKDFALLTQCNHTIMTIGTFGIWAAYLAGGDTIYLANYTLPDSPFLKIFKPEAAFLPEWVGIPADLSPLLKH